One Cellulomonas soli DNA window includes the following coding sequences:
- a CDS encoding LacI family DNA-binding transcriptional regulator has translation MSDVAMHAGVSHQTVSRVLNDHPSVAPSTRERVVEAIAALGYRPNRAARSLVTRRTDTLGVVTPTGALYGPTSTLIGFEEAARDAGFVVSVATVRRFDGPTMRAALEHFLLQGVDAFAIIAPTVAAVEVLASVELPVPVVLLSSASAVPDVPHLHAVAVDQQHGARLATRHLIAQGHRTVLHVAGPQDWFDARDRVAGWRGECVAAGLVAPDPVVVGWDASDGYELGRRLVRDGLPPAVFCANDQLALGLLHAFWEAGVRVPDDVAVVGFDDEVGSAHYTPPLTTVRQDFAGLGRLAIGSLTAALAGEVPGRRLLPAELVVRRSSVRA, from the coding sequence ATGAGCGACGTCGCGATGCACGCGGGCGTCTCGCACCAGACGGTCTCCCGCGTGCTCAACGACCACCCGAGCGTGGCGCCGTCGACCCGGGAGCGGGTGGTCGAGGCGATCGCCGCGCTCGGCTACCGGCCGAACCGTGCGGCGCGGTCCCTGGTGACCCGCAGGACGGACACGCTCGGCGTGGTCACGCCGACGGGCGCCCTGTACGGGCCGACGAGCACGCTCATCGGTTTCGAGGAGGCCGCCCGGGACGCGGGGTTCGTCGTGTCGGTGGCCACGGTGCGGCGCTTCGACGGGCCGACGATGCGTGCGGCGCTCGAGCACTTCCTGCTGCAGGGCGTCGACGCGTTCGCGATCATCGCCCCGACGGTCGCCGCGGTCGAGGTGCTCGCGTCGGTCGAGCTGCCCGTGCCGGTCGTGCTGCTGTCGTCGGCGTCGGCGGTGCCGGACGTCCCGCACCTGCACGCGGTGGCGGTCGACCAGCAGCACGGTGCACGTCTGGCGACCCGGCACCTGATCGCGCAGGGGCACCGGACGGTGCTGCACGTCGCCGGGCCGCAGGACTGGTTCGACGCGCGTGACCGGGTGGCCGGCTGGCGCGGGGAGTGCGTGGCCGCGGGGCTCGTGGCCCCGGACCCGGTCGTGGTCGGCTGGGACGCCTCGGACGGGTACGAGCTCGGTCGCCGCCTGGTCCGCGACGGTCTGCCGCCTGCGGTGTTCTGCGCGAATGACCAGCTCGCGCTGGGCCTGCTGCACGCGTTCTGGGAGGCCGGTGTGCGGGTGCCGGACGACGTGGCGGTGGTGGGCTTCGACGACGAGGTCGGCTCGGCGCACTACACGCCGCCGCTGACCACGGTCCGGCAGGACTTCGCGGGACTGGGCAGGTTGGCGATCGGGTCGCTCACCGCGGCGCTCGCGGGCGAGGTGCCCGGACGCCGGCTGCTGCCGGCCGAGCTCGTGGTGCGCCGCAGCTCGGTGCGCGCCTGA
- a CDS encoding ABC transporter ATP-binding protein, whose amino-acid sequence MRNNQVAAAIEISGLRVVRGGTTVIPGLDLAVPSGQVVGLLGPSGSGKTTLMRAIVGVQVVAGGTVTVLGEAAGSPALRHRVGYVTQAPSVYVDLTVAENLRYASAILGVDGDATAQALDDVDLSRHIHRTVGTLSGGERSRVSLAMALLARPDLLVLDEPTVGLDPVLRRDLWDLFGRLAEAGTSLLVSSHVMDEAARCDRLVLMRDGAVLADGSLAELCTRTGAKDAEGAFLALVDQAAADESADESGGQPADQSGAGASDGAA is encoded by the coding sequence ATGAGGAATAACCAGGTCGCCGCGGCGATCGAGATCAGCGGGCTGCGCGTCGTGCGCGGGGGGACCACGGTCATCCCCGGGCTCGACCTCGCCGTCCCGTCCGGGCAGGTGGTCGGCCTGCTCGGCCCCAGCGGGTCCGGCAAGACCACGCTCATGCGCGCGATCGTCGGCGTGCAGGTCGTGGCCGGCGGAACCGTGACGGTGCTCGGCGAGGCGGCCGGGTCGCCGGCCCTGCGGCACCGCGTCGGCTACGTGACGCAGGCGCCCAGCGTCTACGTCGACCTCACCGTCGCGGAGAACCTGCGGTACGCCTCGGCGATCCTCGGGGTCGACGGCGACGCGACCGCCCAGGCGCTCGACGACGTCGACCTGAGCAGGCACATCCACCGCACCGTCGGCACCCTGTCCGGAGGCGAGCGCTCCCGGGTCTCCCTGGCCATGGCCCTGCTCGCCCGGCCCGACCTGCTCGTGCTCGACGAGCCGACCGTCGGGCTCGACCCCGTGCTCCGACGCGACCTGTGGGACCTGTTCGGCCGCCTGGCCGAGGCGGGCACCAGCCTGCTCGTCTCCAGCCACGTCATGGACGAGGCGGCCCGCTGCGACCGGCTCGTCCTCATGCGCGACGGCGCCGTCCTCGCCGACGGCTCGCTCGCCGAGCTGTGCACCCGCACGGGGGCCAAGGACGCCGAGGGCGCGTTCCTCGCGCTCGTCGACCAGGCTGCCGCCGACGAGTCCGCCGACGAGTCCGGCGGCCAGCCCGCCGACCAGTCCGGTGCCGGCGCCTCGGACGGTGCCGCATGA
- the araA gene encoding L-arabinose isomerase: MSKPYADREVWFFTGSQDLYGEDTLRQVAEQSQEVARGLDSSPDVPVRIVWKPVLKDAASIRRAMLDANSDDKVLGVITWMHTFSPSKMWITGLDLLSKPLLHLHTQANVELPWDSIDFDFMNLNQAAHGDREHGYIQSRLGIARTTVVGHVSNPAVQARVGTWVRGAAGWAATHELKLARFGDNMRNVAVTEGDKTEAEIRFGVSVNTWGVNDLVAAVDAVEESAVDALVAEYEDLYDVVAELRKGGDRHESLRYAARQEAALESFLTDLGAKAFTTNFEDLGALRQLPGLAVQRLMGKGYGFGAEGDWKTAVLVRAAKVMGEGLPGGASLMEDYTYDLTPGAERILGAHMLEVCPSLTTSTPKIEVHPLGIGGKEDPVRMVFNTDPGVGVVVSLADMRDRFRLTANVVDLVEHPELPHLPVARAVWEPRPDLATSAEAWLTAGGAHHTVLSTAAGVEAFEVFATIARTELLVIDESTTRRSFADQVRWNNVYYRIAQGF, from the coding sequence ATGAGCAAGCCCTACGCCGACCGCGAGGTCTGGTTCTTCACCGGCAGCCAGGACCTGTACGGCGAGGACACGCTGCGCCAGGTCGCCGAGCAGTCGCAGGAGGTCGCCCGCGGCCTCGACTCGTCGCCCGACGTCCCGGTCCGCATCGTCTGGAAGCCCGTCCTGAAGGACGCCGCCTCGATCCGCCGCGCCATGCTCGACGCGAACAGCGACGACAAGGTCCTCGGCGTCATCACCTGGATGCACACCTTCAGCCCGTCGAAGATGTGGATCACCGGCCTGGACCTGCTGTCCAAGCCGCTGCTGCACCTGCACACGCAGGCGAACGTCGAGCTGCCCTGGGACAGCATCGACTTCGACTTCATGAACCTGAACCAGGCCGCGCACGGCGACCGCGAGCACGGCTACATCCAGTCGCGCCTGGGCATCGCCCGCACCACGGTCGTCGGCCACGTCTCCAACCCGGCCGTGCAGGCCCGCGTCGGCACGTGGGTCCGCGGTGCCGCGGGCTGGGCCGCCACGCACGAGCTCAAGCTCGCGCGCTTCGGCGACAACATGCGCAACGTCGCCGTCACCGAGGGCGACAAGACCGAGGCCGAGATCCGCTTCGGCGTCTCCGTCAACACGTGGGGTGTCAACGACCTCGTCGCCGCCGTGGACGCGGTCGAGGAGTCCGCGGTCGACGCGCTCGTCGCCGAGTACGAGGACCTCTACGACGTCGTCGCCGAGCTGCGCAAGGGCGGTGACCGTCACGAGTCGCTGCGCTACGCCGCCCGCCAGGAGGCCGCGCTCGAGTCGTTCCTCACCGACCTGGGCGCCAAGGCGTTCACGACGAACTTCGAGGACCTGGGCGCGCTGCGTCAGCTGCCCGGCCTGGCCGTGCAGCGCCTCATGGGCAAGGGTTACGGCTTCGGCGCCGAGGGTGACTGGAAGACCGCCGTCCTGGTCCGTGCCGCCAAGGTCATGGGCGAGGGCCTGCCCGGTGGCGCCTCCCTCATGGAGGATTACACCTACGACCTCACGCCCGGCGCGGAGCGCATCCTCGGGGCGCACATGCTTGAGGTCTGCCCGTCGCTGACCACCTCCACGCCGAAGATCGAGGTCCACCCCCTGGGCATCGGCGGCAAGGAGGACCCGGTCCGCATGGTGTTCAACACCGACCCGGGCGTCGGCGTGGTCGTCTCCCTGGCCGACATGCGCGACCGCTTCCGCCTCACCGCGAACGTCGTCGACCTGGTCGAGCACCCCGAGCTGCCGCACCTGCCGGTCGCCCGCGCGGTGTGGGAGCCCCGTCCGGACCTGGCCACGTCGGCCGAGGCCTGGCTGACCGCCGGCGGCGCGCACCACACGGTGCTCTCGACCGCCGCGGGTGTCGAGGCGTTCGAGGTGTTTGCGACGATCGCGCGCACCGAGCTGCTGGTCATCGACGAGTCGACCACCCGTCGCTCGTTCGCCGACCAGGTGCGCTGGAACAACGTGTACTACCGGATCGCCCAGGGCTTCTGA
- a CDS encoding DUF6318 family protein, producing MTAPTRSPLLAAFATVTAAMSLLAGCTGGTPAPAPTATTTSQAGTTPSASATPTTAVAEAPQWTEDMDQVSLDAALAVGRYFLELYPYVIETGDTTEWDRLSHPDCIFCADTAEFARTREPTDERVTVAILTGEGEELDPAVYYALTFQTTTSSSVDGVARPGEVKMGLVRENDRWLVRAVEPIESVTK from the coding sequence ATGACTGCACCCACCCGGTCACCCCTGCTCGCCGCCTTCGCGACCGTGACGGCGGCCATGAGCCTGCTTGCGGGATGCACCGGTGGGACCCCAGCTCCGGCGCCGACTGCCACCACCACCAGTCAGGCGGGCACCACGCCGTCGGCGAGCGCCACGCCAACCACCGCCGTTGCGGAGGCCCCGCAGTGGACCGAGGACATGGACCAGGTGAGCCTCGATGCGGCATTGGCTGTGGGGCGGTACTTCCTGGAGCTCTACCCCTACGTCATCGAGACCGGCGACACGACTGAGTGGGACCGGCTCAGCCACCCCGACTGCATCTTCTGCGCCGACACCGCGGAGTTCGCCCGCACGCGAGAGCCGACCGATGAGCGCGTGACCGTGGCGATCCTCACCGGTGAGGGCGAGGAGCTCGATCCGGCCGTGTACTACGCACTGACCTTCCAGACAACCACGAGCAGCTCCGTTGACGGCGTTGCCCGTCCTGGTGAAGTGAAGATGGGTCTCGTCCGCGAGAACGACCGATGGCTCGTGAGGGCGGTCGAGCCGATCGAGAGCGTCACGAAGTGA
- a CDS encoding L-ribulose-5-phosphate 4-epimerase: MTETLSLAAYPPEVRDAVARTREVVATLHAELPRWELIVWTAGNVSQRVQVSPDGPSEADLLVIKPSGVTYDQLTPEAMVVCDLDGNLVEGTRSPSSDTAAHAYVYKHLPHVGGVVHTHSTYATAWAARGEEVPCVLTMMADEFGGPIPIGPFALIGDDSIGRGIVDTLSGSRSRAVLMQNHGPFTIGRDAKDAVKAAVMVEEVARTVHISRQLGDLIPIAQSDIDALYARYQNVYGQGDSAPVQTDDTAAALDEETHA, from the coding sequence ATGACCGAGACCTTGTCCCTGGCGGCCTACCCGCCCGAGGTGCGCGACGCCGTCGCCCGCACCCGTGAGGTCGTGGCCACGCTGCACGCCGAGCTGCCCCGCTGGGAGCTCATCGTCTGGACGGCCGGCAACGTGTCGCAGCGTGTCCAGGTCTCCCCGGACGGGCCCTCGGAGGCCGACCTGCTGGTCATCAAGCCGTCCGGCGTGACGTACGACCAGCTGACCCCCGAGGCCATGGTCGTGTGCGACCTCGACGGCAACCTCGTCGAGGGCACCCGCTCGCCGTCCTCGGACACCGCCGCGCACGCCTACGTCTACAAGCACCTGCCGCACGTCGGCGGCGTCGTGCACACCCACTCGACGTACGCGACCGCCTGGGCCGCACGCGGCGAGGAGGTGCCCTGCGTCCTGACGATGATGGCCGACGAGTTCGGCGGCCCCATCCCGATCGGCCCGTTCGCCCTCATCGGTGACGACTCGATCGGCCGCGGCATCGTCGACACCTTGTCCGGCTCGCGCAGCCGCGCGGTGCTCATGCAGAACCACGGGCCGTTCACCATCGGCCGGGACGCCAAGGACGCCGTGAAGGCGGCCGTCATGGTCGAGGAGGTCGCCCGCACGGTGCACATCTCCCGCCAGCTCGGCGACCTGATCCCGATCGCGCAGTCCGACATCGACGCGCTCTACGCGCGCTACCAGAACGTCTACGGCCAGGGCGACAGCGCCCCGGTCCAGACCGACGACACCGCAGCAGCACTCGACGAGGAGACCCACGCATGA
- a CDS encoding response regulator transcription factor → MPADVLVVDDDPGLRELLDSGLAFAGYDVRTAASATEAFDRLRERRPDVVVLDVVLPGTDGLDVLRLLRSTGDATPVLLLTARDAVPDRVAGLTAGADDYLTKPFDLTELVARLEALLRRVAAHGVVPGQGADEERLTFADLELDLARMRCRRGDRELDLSPTELRLLTVLLQAGDRVVTKAQLLDRVWDYDFGGDAGVVEKVVSRLRRKVDGVDDEPLIHTVRGFGYALRGTGAP, encoded by the coding sequence ATGCCCGCGGACGTCCTGGTCGTCGACGACGACCCCGGCCTGCGCGAGCTGCTCGACTCGGGCCTCGCGTTCGCCGGGTACGACGTGCGGACCGCAGCCTCCGCGACCGAGGCGTTCGACCGGCTTCGGGAGCGGCGTCCGGACGTCGTCGTGCTCGACGTCGTCCTGCCCGGCACCGACGGCCTCGACGTGCTGCGCCTGCTGCGCTCGACGGGCGACGCCACCCCGGTGCTGCTGCTCACGGCGCGGGACGCCGTGCCCGACCGGGTCGCCGGGCTCACCGCGGGTGCGGACGACTACCTCACCAAGCCGTTCGACCTGACCGAGCTGGTCGCCCGGCTCGAGGCGCTCCTGCGGCGGGTCGCGGCGCACGGCGTCGTCCCAGGCCAGGGAGCCGACGAGGAGCGGCTGACGTTCGCCGACCTCGAGCTGGACCTCGCCCGGATGCGCTGCCGCCGCGGCGACCGTGAGCTCGACCTGTCACCGACCGAGCTGCGGCTGCTCACCGTCCTCCTGCAGGCCGGTGACCGGGTCGTCACCAAGGCCCAGCTGCTCGACCGGGTGTGGGACTACGACTTCGGTGGCGACGCAGGAGTCGTCGAGAAGGTCGTCTCGCGGCTGCGGCGCAAGGTCGACGGTGTCGACGACGAGCCGCTCATCCACACGGTGCGCGGCTTCGGGTACGCGCTGCGCGGCACGGGAGCACCGTGA
- the proC gene encoding pyrroline-5-carboxylate reductase: MSLGTSTGPSTETDGPPRVAVLGGGVMGETLVTALLTAGWSADDVEVTERSAARAHELASRHGVRASRGNAKAAAHADVLLLAVKPDVVGSVLEEIAPGLREGTLVVSVAAGVPIRFYEQHLPPGTPVVRVMPNTPALIGKGASAIAPGTSAGEEHLALTERVLAATGLVVRVAEKDLDAVTAISGSGPAYAYYLIDAMAEAGVLLGLTRELATRLAVATVEGSAALAASTGEHPVVLRERVSSPGGTTVAAVSRLDAHGVRAGVVAAAEAARDRSVELGARYGS; the protein is encoded by the coding sequence ATGTCCCTCGGTACGTCGACCGGTCCGTCGACCGAGACTGACGGTCCGCCGCGTGTGGCGGTGCTGGGCGGCGGCGTCATGGGCGAGACGCTCGTGACCGCCCTGCTCACCGCAGGCTGGTCCGCCGACGACGTCGAGGTGACCGAACGCTCCGCCGCCCGGGCCCACGAGCTGGCCTCCCGCCACGGGGTCCGTGCGAGCCGCGGGAACGCGAAGGCTGCCGCGCACGCCGACGTCCTGCTGCTGGCGGTCAAGCCCGATGTCGTGGGTTCCGTGCTCGAGGAGATCGCACCGGGGCTGCGCGAGGGCACGCTCGTGGTCAGCGTCGCGGCCGGCGTGCCGATCCGGTTCTACGAGCAGCACCTGCCGCCGGGCACCCCCGTGGTGCGGGTCATGCCGAACACCCCCGCGCTGATCGGCAAGGGCGCCAGCGCGATCGCCCCGGGCACGTCGGCTGGCGAGGAGCACCTGGCGCTCACCGAGCGGGTGCTGGCGGCGACCGGCCTGGTCGTGCGGGTCGCGGAGAAGGACCTGGACGCGGTCACCGCGATCTCCGGCTCGGGCCCCGCGTACGCGTACTACCTGATCGACGCGATGGCCGAGGCGGGCGTGCTGCTCGGGCTCACGCGTGAGCTGGCCACCCGCCTGGCGGTGGCGACCGTGGAGGGCTCGGCCGCCCTCGCGGCGAGTACCGGCGAGCACCCCGTGGTGCTGCGCGAACGCGTGTCCTCGCCCGGTGGGACGACGGTCGCCGCGGTGAGCAGGCTGGACGCGCACGGCGTGCGCGCCGGGGTGGTGGCGGCGGCCGAGGCGGCGCGCGACCGGTCCGTCGAGCTCGGCGCCCGGTACGGGAGCTGA
- a CDS encoding PKD domain-containing protein codes for MTGAGARLAAVVAVTALGTVSTPADGGGDNSWYGRAADSTAQVGAGYYEGEAVRAAADPAASPWVYERIARCGMDIWIVPAGEIVPSCMGIPIECADGATPLAPLNRRPTGSTDPAAWEIVTDWTCPELAVPAFTAQDLRDLLIVSGSVDLEPAAGPLLVNMANVVHTDAATQTFAPTLLGFAFEVEVTPISYIWDFADGTAPLRTTDAGSAYRSGSGDDLDGYLTHAYAQPGTHAITLTTTWSGRYRVVGRTDWQDVIGTATTTATSRTFDVVERHANLVSGDCADDPAAPGCG; via the coding sequence GTGACTGGAGCCGGTGCCCGGCTCGCCGCCGTTGTGGCGGTCACCGCGCTGGGCACGGTGAGCACGCCCGCGGACGGCGGCGGCGACAACTCGTGGTACGGACGCGCCGCCGACTCGACGGCGCAGGTCGGAGCGGGCTACTACGAGGGGGAGGCCGTCCGCGCGGCCGCAGATCCCGCGGCCTCGCCGTGGGTCTACGAGCGGATCGCCCGGTGCGGCATGGACATCTGGATCGTCCCCGCAGGCGAGATCGTGCCCAGCTGCATGGGCATCCCTATCGAGTGCGCCGACGGCGCCACCCCACTTGCGCCGCTCAACCGCCGCCCCACCGGCTCAACCGACCCGGCAGCCTGGGAGATCGTCACTGACTGGACCTGCCCGGAGCTGGCCGTCCCGGCGTTCACCGCGCAGGACCTGCGTGACCTGCTCATCGTCTCCGGCAGCGTCGACCTCGAACCCGCTGCCGGGCCTCTGCTGGTGAACATGGCCAACGTGGTCCACACCGACGCGGCCACCCAGACGTTCGCGCCGACGCTCCTGGGGTTCGCCTTCGAGGTCGAGGTCACCCCGATCTCCTACATCTGGGACTTCGCCGACGGCACGGCCCCGCTGCGCACCACCGACGCCGGCTCGGCCTACCGCTCCGGCAGCGGCGATGACCTGGACGGGTACCTCACCCACGCCTACGCCCAGCCCGGCACCCATGCGATCACCCTCACCACGACCTGGTCGGGCCGCTACCGCGTGGTGGGTCGCACCGACTGGCAGGACGTCATCGGCACCGCCACCACTACGGCCACCAGCCGCACCTTCGACGTCGTCGAACGACACGCCAATCTCGTGTCCGGAGACTGCGCCGACGACCCCGCAGCGCCCGGCTGCGGCTGA
- a CDS encoding TetR/AcrR family transcriptional regulator: MGVEPAVSSTSDANEVAEVVRPRGRRPVGQDTRGVILEAARAEFAERGFAAASVRAVARRAGVDPALVRHYFADKGELYAAGLIPQGTDPGRLVDALVDAGLDGLGERVLRTVLGLWEVDGGERFRVVVGGMVGEAGAPGPGAQVLADFLGRRVFGRVAVRLGDPHGSLRMSLVASHVVGVLVARHVLRVAPLAGLSVDEVVALVGPTLQGYLTGDLAFPLRAGTGEEHYSPHEE, encoded by the coding sequence ATGGGTGTCGAACCGGCTGTGTCCAGCACGTCCGATGCGAACGAGGTCGCGGAGGTGGTGCGCCCCCGGGGTCGGCGGCCGGTCGGGCAGGACACGCGCGGGGTGATCCTCGAGGCGGCGCGGGCGGAGTTCGCCGAGCGGGGGTTCGCGGCGGCGAGCGTGCGGGCGGTGGCGCGGCGGGCGGGGGTGGATCCGGCGCTGGTCCGGCACTACTTCGCGGACAAGGGCGAGCTGTACGCGGCGGGTCTGATCCCGCAGGGCACGGACCCCGGACGGCTCGTCGACGCCCTGGTGGACGCCGGGCTCGACGGTCTGGGCGAGCGGGTGCTGCGGACGGTCCTGGGGCTGTGGGAGGTCGACGGTGGCGAGCGCTTCCGGGTCGTCGTCGGCGGCATGGTCGGGGAGGCCGGTGCGCCGGGTCCCGGTGCGCAGGTGCTGGCCGACTTCCTGGGGCGTCGGGTGTTCGGTCGGGTCGCGGTCCGGCTGGGCGACCCGCACGGGTCGTTGCGGATGTCGCTGGTGGCCTCGCACGTGGTGGGGGTGCTGGTCGCCCGGCACGTCCTGCGGGTCGCGCCGCTCGCGGGGCTGTCCGTCGACGAGGTCGTGGCGCTCGTGGGGCCGACCCTGCAGGGCTACCTGACGGGCGACCTGGCGTTCCCCTTGCGCGCGGGCACCGGAGAGGAGCACTATTCCCCACATGAGGAATAA
- a CDS encoding ABC transporter permease yields the protein MSARLTLATAARVLQQLRHDHRTLALVLGLPVLLLGLVAWMFHGTPVLDQFGPMLVGLFPLIVMFLVTSVATLRERQSGTLERLMTMPIGRADVVVGYVLAFAVLASVQALVVVGFAVWGFGMDVAGPIGLVVLVAVLDAVLGCALGLGGSALARTEFQAVQLMPALIFPQLITCGLLMPRDEMPQLLEWLSRVFPLTYAIEAMQDLAAGSGWTDVRGAVGVIVLFVVGALVVAATTLRRRTP from the coding sequence ATGAGCGCGCGCCTGACCCTCGCCACCGCCGCGCGCGTGTTGCAGCAGCTGCGGCACGACCACCGCACGCTCGCGCTCGTCCTCGGCCTGCCCGTGCTGCTGCTCGGCCTGGTCGCCTGGATGTTCCACGGCACGCCCGTGCTCGACCAGTTCGGCCCGATGCTCGTCGGGCTGTTCCCGCTCATCGTGATGTTCCTGGTCACGAGCGTCGCCACGCTGCGCGAACGGCAGTCCGGCACGCTCGAACGGCTCATGACGATGCCGATCGGCCGCGCGGACGTCGTCGTCGGCTACGTGCTGGCGTTCGCGGTGCTGGCCTCCGTGCAGGCGCTCGTGGTCGTCGGGTTCGCCGTGTGGGGCTTCGGCATGGACGTGGCCGGACCCATCGGGCTCGTGGTGCTCGTCGCCGTGCTCGACGCGGTGCTCGGCTGCGCGCTCGGCCTGGGCGGGTCGGCGCTGGCCCGCACCGAGTTCCAGGCCGTGCAGCTCATGCCGGCGCTGATCTTCCCGCAGCTCATCACGTGCGGTCTGCTCATGCCGCGCGACGAGATGCCGCAGCTGCTCGAGTGGCTCTCCCGGGTGTTCCCGCTCACCTACGCGATCGAGGCGATGCAGGACCTGGCAGCCGGCAGCGGCTGGACCGACGTGCGCGGCGCTGTCGGGGTCATCGTGCTCTTCGTCGTCGGCGCGCTCGTGGTGGCCGCGACGACCCTGCGCCGGCGCACACCCTGA
- a CDS encoding xylulokinase, with protein MAEDTQQARIDEVRQAVLDGRTSLGIELGSTRIKACLIGPDHAPIASGSHEWENQLVDGVWTYSLDAVWAGLQASVADLFADVEKQYGVRPSTFGALGVSAMMHGYLAFDEADELLVPFRTWRNTSTGRAAAELSDLFGHNIPLRWSIAHLYQAVLDHEPHVPQVRFVTTLAGYVHWRLTGRKVLGVGDASGMFPIDSATHDYDQGMLAQFDQLAATRRPGLVLTELLPQVLSAGQEAGTLTAEGAALLDPSGTLRPGLPLCPPEGDAGTGMVATNSVAPRTGNVSAGTSIFAMVVLERPLTRVHHELDLVTTPAGDLVAMVHCNNGASELNAWAGLFGEFAAGLGSTASTDEVFGTLFRAALEGEADGGGLLAYNYLSGEPITGLDEGRPLFVRTPDSRLTLASFMRTQIYSAFGTLALGMRVLTAEGVELDAMFAHGGMFRTAGVAQRLLAAAIGAPVAVGGTASEGGAWGIAVLAAYLDVAAELPLDEFLTAQVFADAGTDVVAPDAADVAGFTAYLERYSAGLAVERAATTAL; from the coding sequence ATGGCTGAGGACACCCAGCAGGCACGGATCGACGAGGTGCGGCAGGCCGTCCTCGACGGTCGCACGTCCCTCGGCATCGAGCTCGGGTCCACGCGGATCAAGGCGTGCCTCATCGGGCCCGACCACGCGCCGATCGCCAGCGGCAGCCACGAGTGGGAGAACCAGCTCGTCGACGGCGTGTGGACCTACTCCCTCGACGCCGTGTGGGCGGGCCTGCAGGCCTCGGTGGCCGACCTCTTCGCGGACGTCGAGAAGCAGTACGGCGTGCGCCCCAGCACGTTCGGCGCCCTCGGTGTCTCGGCGATGATGCACGGCTACCTGGCCTTCGACGAGGCCGACGAGCTGCTGGTGCCGTTCCGCACCTGGCGCAACACCTCCACGGGTCGCGCGGCCGCCGAGCTGAGCGACCTGTTCGGCCACAACATCCCGCTGCGCTGGTCGATCGCCCACCTGTACCAGGCGGTGCTCGACCACGAGCCGCACGTGCCGCAGGTGCGGTTCGTCACCACGCTGGCCGGCTACGTGCACTGGCGGCTCACCGGCCGCAAGGTGCTCGGCGTGGGCGACGCCTCGGGCATGTTCCCCATCGACTCGGCCACGCACGACTACGACCAGGGCATGCTCGCCCAGTTCGACCAGCTGGCCGCGACGCGTCGCCCGGGCCTGGTCCTCACCGAGCTCCTGCCGCAGGTGCTCAGCGCCGGCCAGGAGGCCGGGACCCTCACGGCCGAGGGTGCCGCGCTGCTCGACCCGAGCGGCACGCTGCGTCCGGGCCTCCCGCTGTGCCCGCCCGAGGGCGACGCCGGCACCGGCATGGTCGCGACGAACTCGGTCGCCCCCCGCACCGGCAACGTCAGCGCGGGCACCTCGATCTTCGCGATGGTTGTCCTCGAGCGCCCGCTGACCCGCGTGCACCACGAGCTCGACCTGGTCACGACCCCCGCGGGCGACCTGGTCGCGATGGTGCACTGCAACAACGGCGCCAGCGAGCTCAACGCCTGGGCCGGCCTGTTCGGCGAGTTCGCCGCCGGGCTGGGCAGCACGGCGAGCACCGACGAGGTGTTCGGCACGCTGTTCCGCGCCGCGCTCGAGGGCGAGGCCGACGGCGGCGGGCTGCTCGCCTACAACTACCTGTCCGGCGAGCCGATCACCGGCCTCGACGAGGGTCGCCCGCTCTTCGTGCGCACCCCCGACTCGCGTCTGACGCTCGCCTCGTTCATGCGCACGCAGATCTACAGCGCGTTCGGCACTCTCGCCCTGGGCATGCGCGTCCTGACGGCCGAGGGCGTCGAGCTCGACGCGATGTTCGCCCACGGCGGCATGTTCCGCACCGCCGGTGTCGCGCAGCGCCTGCTGGCCGCCGCGATCGGCGCACCCGTCGCCGTCGGCGGCACCGCGAGCGAGGGCGGTGCCTGGGGCATCGCCGTGCTGGCGGCCTACCTCGACGTGGCGGCCGAGCTGCCGCTCGACGAGTTCCTCACCGCCCAGGTGTTCGCCGACGCGGGCACCGACGTCGTCGCCCCCGACGCCGCCGACGTGGCGGGCTTCACCGCGTACCTCGAGCGGTACAGCGCGGGCCTGGCGGTCGAGCGCGCCGCCACGACCGCGCTCTGA